DNA sequence from the Hyalangium minutum genome:
CTCATCACCAGTTCGAACCACACCGGCACCATCCTGTTGGACGGCGCGAGCATCCACGACTCCCACATGGACGTGGTGGATCTGCGGCGCCGCGTGGGCATGGTGTTCCAGAAGTCCAACCCGTTCCCCAAGTCCATCTTCGAGAACGTGGCCTACGGCCTGCGGGTGGGCGGGATGAAGGACCGGGCGGAGCTCAGCACGCGCGTGGAGAAGTCCCTGCGCAGTGCGGCGCTCTGGGACGAGGTGAAGGACCGGCTGGACGAGAGTGCCCTGGGCCTGTCCGGCGGCCAGCAGCAGCGCCTGTGCATCGCCCGCGCCCTGGCGGTGGAGCCCGAGGTGCTGCTCATGGACGAGCCCGCGAGCGCCCTGGACCCGATCGCCACGGCGAAGATCGAGGAACTCATCCACGAGCTGAAGGCGACCTATACAATCGCGATCGTCACCCACAACATGCAGCAGGCGGCGCGGGTGAGCGATCGGACGGCTTTCTTCTACATGGGCGAGTTGGTGGAGTGCGGTCCCACGGAGCAGATCTTCACGAACCCCCGTGAGAAGCGCACCGAGGACTACGTCACCGGGAAGTTCGGGTAGGAGCGAGGGGCGGATGCCATCGATACATACCGACAAGGCTTTCGAGCAGGACCTGCGCGACCTGCGCGAGCGGCTGCTGGCCATGGGCGCCAAGGTGGAGACGCTCATCGCCAACAGCGTGCGCGCGCTCACGGACAGGGACTCGGCACTGGCCGAGAACGTCATCAAGTCCGACAAGGACGTGAACCGCCTGGAGGTGGAGATTGACGATCTCTGCCGCCGCATCCTGGCGCTGCGGCAGCCCGCCGCGAGCGACCTGCGGCTCATCACCACGGCGCTGAAGATCGTCACGGACCTGGAGCGCATTGGAGACCTGGCGGTGAACATCGCCGAGCGCTCCATTGACCTGAGCCAGGTGCCGCCGCTGGCGCCCTACATCGACACGCCGCGGCTGGCCGAGCAGGCGCAGCAGCAGGTGAAAAAGGCGCTGGACTCCTTCGTGTCCAATGACGTGGTGAAGGCCGAAGAGGTGCTCAAGGGAGACGATCTCCTGGATGCCCTCTTCCTGAAGATCTTCAACGAGCTCCTCGCGTACATGATGGAGGACTCGAAGAACATCCGCCGAGCCACGGCGCTGATGTTCATCGCCAAGCACCTGGAGCGCATCGGCGACCACGCGATGAACGTGGCGGAGATGGTCATCTACATGGTGCGCGGCAAGGACATCCGCCACCCGCAGAGCCGGAACATTCCGCAGGAGTAGCAAGCAGCCGGTGTCCTGGCAGGCGCTGCCGGCGGTGCTCTTCAAGGACGCCCTGCTCTTCATGGCG
Encoded proteins:
- the pstB gene encoding phosphate ABC transporter ATP-binding protein PstB; the encoded protein is MEARELTLRYGTKVAINKVSIAIPERQVTALIGPSGCGKSTFLRSLNRMNDLITSSNHTGTILLDGASIHDSHMDVVDLRRRVGMVFQKSNPFPKSIFENVAYGLRVGGMKDRAELSTRVEKSLRSAALWDEVKDRLDESALGLSGGQQQRLCIARALAVEPEVLLMDEPASALDPIATAKIEELIHELKATYTIAIVTHNMQQAARVSDRTAFFYMGELVECGPTEQIFTNPREKRTEDYVTGKFG
- the phoU gene encoding phosphate signaling complex protein PhoU, with the translated sequence MPSIHTDKAFEQDLRDLRERLLAMGAKVETLIANSVRALTDRDSALAENVIKSDKDVNRLEVEIDDLCRRILALRQPAASDLRLITTALKIVTDLERIGDLAVNIAERSIDLSQVPPLAPYIDTPRLAEQAQQQVKKALDSFVSNDVVKAEEVLKGDDLLDALFLKIFNELLAYMMEDSKNIRRATALMFIAKHLERIGDHAMNVAEMVIYMVRGKDIRHPQSRNIPQE